The Aphelocoma coerulescens isolate FSJ_1873_10779 chromosome 2, UR_Acoe_1.0, whole genome shotgun sequence genome contains a region encoding:
- the LOC138105558 gene encoding NAD(P)(+)--arginine ADP-ribosyltransferase 2-like, protein MAPLAHTLALLAMAVATAAIKVVPLDMAQNSFDDQYQGCRPAMAAALPALKRFELQQNPLFAEVWAGAADGWQMDGSRGSPLLSPDQAIALNVYVLRDLDEAFTEAVRKGGSSPREYRDNFHFKALHFLLTDALATLKDNQGQKCRCVVWGEDWVQFKAQRGQKVRFGQFALASLCKDIAPDFGRRTVFQVHTCHGVDISELLDYYSEKKVVIPPFETFEVTDVTQDKKGERIWLNSTGTHSNYNCEWLRGGSGPRDPPLLGGLLLATTALAVASGIL, encoded by the exons ATGGCTCCCCTGGCTCacaccctggccctgctggcaaTGGCCGTGGCCACTGCGGCCATCAAGGTGGTGCCCCTGGACATGGCCCAGAACTCCTTCGATGACCAGTACCAGGGCTGTCGCCCTGCCATGGCCGCGGCGTTGCCGGCCCTCAAACGCTTTGAGTTGCAGCAGAACCCTCTGTTCGCCGAGGTCTGGGCAGGGGCCGCAGATGGGTGGCAGATGGACGGGTCCCGTGGGTCCCCTCTGTTGTCCCCAGACCAGGCCATCGCCCTCAATGTCTACGTGTTGAGGGACCTGGATGAGGCGTTCACTGAGGCCGTGCGCAAAGGCGGGAGCTCCCCTCGGGAATACCGGGACAACTTCCACTTCAAAGCGCTGCATTTCCTGCTGACCGACGCCCTGGCGACGCTGAAAGACAATCAGGGACAGAAGTGTCGCTGTGTGGTCTGGGGTGAGGACTGGGTCCAGTTCAAGGCACAGCGTGGCCAGAAGGTCCGGTTCGGTCAATTCGCATTGGCGTCGCTTTGCAAAGATATCGCCCCTGATTTTGGGAGACGCACGGTGTTCCAGGTGCACACGTGCCATGGTGTGGACATCTCTGAATTATTAGACTATTATAGCGAGAAGAAGGTGGTGATCCCGCCCTTTGAGACCTTCGAGGTCACCGATGTCACCCAGGACAAGAAGGGGGAACGGATCTGGCTCAACTCCACCGGGACCCACAGCAACTACAACTGCGAGTGGCTGCGAG GTGGGAGCggccccagggacccccccctccTTGGAGGGCTCCTCCTGGCCACCACAGCCCTGGCAGTGGCCAGCGGGATCCTCTGA